A single window of Vigna radiata var. radiata cultivar VC1973A chromosome 4, Vradiata_ver6, whole genome shotgun sequence DNA harbors:
- the LOC106759086 gene encoding putative ripening-related protein 1 isoform X1, translated as MDRMKRFCSNASFILLATLILTSCIESEAQKCRPSGRIRGKKAPPGQCNQENDSDCCIEGKLYTTYECSPPMSSHTKAYLTLNSFQKGGDGGGPSECDNQYHSDDTPVVALSTGWFNHRSRCLHNITITANGRSVVAMVVDECDSTEGCDADHDYQPPCPNNIVDASKAVWKALGVPQNEWGGLDITWCCVSSLWQKELRTYTRINLKFIDYETLTIIIIAF; from the exons ATGGATAGAATGAAGAGGTTTTGCTCAAACGCATCCTTCATTTTATTAGCTACTCTCATCTTAACAAGTTGTATTGAGTCNGAGGCTCAAAAGTGTCGGCCAAGTGGGAGAATCAGAGGAAAGAAAGCACCTCCAGGACAATGCAACCAAGAGAATGATTCAGACTGCTGCATAGAAGGCAAACTTTACACCACATATGAATGTTCACCACCTATGTCCAGCCACACCAAGGCCTACCTCACTCTCAACAGTTTTCAGAAGGGTGGAGATGGTGGTGGCCCTTCAGAATGTGACAACCAATACCATTCTGATGACACACCTGTGGTCGCACTGTCTACAGGCTGGTTCAACCACAGAAGCAGGTGCCTCCACAACATCACCATCACTGCGAATGGAAGAAGTGTCGTGGCCATGGTGGTTGATGAGTGTGACTCGACTGAGGGATGTGATGCAGACCATGACTATCAACCTCCATGTCCCAACAACATTGTTGATGCTTCTAAGGCTGTCTGGAAAGCATTGGGAGTGCCCCAAAATGAATGGGGTGGCCTTGACATTACATG GTGCTGTGTCAGTTCTCTATGGCAAAAAGAACTGAGGACGTATACGAGgattaatcttaaatttattgACTATGAGACACTTACCATTATCATAATTGCTTTTTAA
- the LOC106758984 gene encoding uncharacterized protein LOC106758984, producing the protein MALNPRKASNSKAMVDAASWFCACLLVTLILLCIFSESSVLEEDDEGKLRGKQVLSKPCDEIYVVGEGETLHTISDKCGDPFIVEKNPHIHDPDDVFPGLVIKITPSHNN; encoded by the coding sequence ATGGCTCTGAATCCAAGAAAAGCATCAAATTCAAAAGCCATGGTTGATGCAGCATCATGGTTCTGTGCATGTCTCCTCGTGACCCTCATACTGCTGTGCATATTCAGTGAGAGTTCTGTTCTTGAGGAGGATGATGAAGGGAAGCTGAGGGGTAAACAAGTGTTGTCGAAGCCTTGTGATGAAATCTATGTGGTCGGAGAAGGAGAGACACTTCACACAATCAGTGACAAATGTGGTGACCCCTTCATAGTGGAAAAAAACCCTCATATCCATGACCCTGATGATGTCTTCCCAGGCCTTGTTATCAAGATCACACCCTCACACAACAATTGA
- the LOC106758209 gene encoding uncharacterized protein LOC106758209 isoform X2 has product MDLEDRLSSTDPQGLADKATAEPEVVSKKKELPLRLFFGNGPRVHKKLCIAWGVTDRRCRQCGKVGQLVCFSPNFRKWTEIPVRKKRSVHCGLCGKVGHNRRTCLQAGRD; this is encoded by the exons ATGGATTTGGAGGATAGACTAAGTTCAACAGATCCACAAGGTTTGGCTGACAAAGCAACTGCAGAACCTGAAGTTGTTTCAAAAAAg AAAGAACTACCATTACGTTTGTTTTTTGGGAATGGTCCAAGAGTCCACAAGAAATTATGCATAGCATGGGGTGTGACTGACAGACGCTGTAGACAATGTGGTAAAGTTGGACAGCTAGTTTGCTTTTCCCCAAACTTCCGAAAATGG ACTGAAATTCCTGTTCGCAAAAAGAGGTCAGTGCATTGTGGATTGTGTGGTAAAGTTGGACATAACCGAAGGACATGCTTGCAAGCAGGACGTGATTGA
- the LOC106759514 gene encoding digalactosyldiacylglycerol synthase 2, chloroplastic, with the protein MDKKEHIAIFTTASLPWLTGTAVNPLFRAVYLWKSEERDVTLVIPWLTLKDQGLVYPNNITFASPKEHEEYICQWVEERVGFSPGFSIRFYPGKFSIDKRSILAVGDISEIIPDEVADIAVLEEPEHLTWFHHGKRWKTKFRLVIGIIHTNYLEYVRRENNGILQAFLLKHLNNWVVGIYCHKVIRLSAATQEYTESIICNVHGVNPRFLEIGEKKREQQQEGVKAFSKGAYFIGKMIWSKGYRELLRILQDHQQELSELEIDLFGSGEDSEEVQKAAEKLQMAVRVYPGCDHADPLFHDYKLFLNPSTTDVVCTTTAEALAMGKIVVCANHPSNEFFKRFSNCWTYDNSNEFVKLTLKALAEEPAQPTNAERRELSWEAATNRFLKAVGMDKPLDKRLSRNSSVFMSASLNLQQTVDEASAYVHHVASGFEVSRRFFGAIPHTLQPDEELRKELGMTNATTK; encoded by the exons ATGGATAAGAAAGAGCATATTGCAATTTTTACTACTGCTAGCCTTCCGTGGTTGACAGGAACAGCTGTGAATCCACTGTTTCGCGCTGTATATCTCTGGAAAAGTGAGGAAAGAGATGTTACCTTGGTGATCCCTTGGttaactttgaaagatcaaggACTAGTATATCCCAACAATATCACATTTGCTTCACCCAAAGAACATGAGGAGTATATATGTCAATGGGTGGAGGAAAGAGTTGGATTTAGTCCTGGTTTCAGCATACGGTTCTATCCAGGAAAg TTTTCAATAGATAAAAGGAGCATTCTTGCTGTTGGAGATATTTCAGAAATTATCCCTGATGAAGTGGCAGATATTGCTGTGCTAGAGGAGCCTGAACACTTAACATGGTTTCACCATGGGAAAAGATGGAAGACTAAATTCAGGCTAGTGATAGGGATAATTCACACAAATTATTTGGAATACGTGAGGAGAGAGAATAATGGAATCTTGCAAGCCTTTTTGCTGAAACATTTAAACAATTGGGTTGTTGGTATATATTGTCACAAG GTTATTAGATTATCTGCTGCCACTCAGGAATACACCGAGTCCATCATCTGTAATGTTCATGGTGTTAATCCGAGATTTCttgagattggtgaaaaaaaGAGGGAGCAACAACAGGAGGGAGTCAAGGCCTTTTCCAAAGGTGCTTACTTTATTGGGAAGATGATATGGAGCAAAGGATATAGAGAATTGCTCCGCATTCTTCAAGATCATCAGCAAGAGTTATCTGAACTTGAGATTGATTTATTTGGCAGTGGAGAGGACTCAGAAGAAGTTCAGAAAGCTGCAGAAAAGTTGCAAATGGCAGTTAGAGTTTATCCAGGTTGTGATCATGCAGATCCTCTGTTTCATGA ttacaaattgtttcttaatCCAAGCACAACAGATGTGGTTTGCACAACAACAGCAGAGGCTTTGGCCATGGGCAAAATTGTTGTGTGTGCCAATCATCCCTCAAACGAATTTTTCAAGCGGTTTTCAAATTGTTGGACATATGATAACAGCAATGAATTTGTTAAACTTACACTCAAGGCACTAGCTGAAGAGCCTGCACAGCCTACCAATGCTGAGAGACGTGAACTGTCTTGGGAGGCTGCAACAAATCGGTTTCTTAAGGCTGTTGGCATGGACAAACCATTAGATAAAAGGTTGTCAAGAAATTCTTCAGTCTTTATGAGTGCCTCATTAAATTTGCAGCAGACAGTGGATGAAGCATCAGCATATGTGCATCATGTAGCTTCTGGGTTTGAGGTATCAAGAAGATTCTTTGGTGCTATTCCGCATACCTTGCAGCCAGACGAAGAGCTACGCAAGGAACTTGGGATGACTAATGCTAccacaaaataa
- the LOC106758209 gene encoding uncharacterized protein LOC106758209 isoform X1: MDLEDRLSSTDPQGLADKATAEPEVVSKKKELPLRLFFGNGPRVHKKLCIAWGVTDRRCRQCGKVGQLVCFSPNFRKWALRRVTVEELNQTCNRCNERGHLDPDCDLSFTTQKSTEIPVRKKRSVHCGLCGKVGHNRRTCLQAGRD, from the exons ATGGATTTGGAGGATAGACTAAGTTCAACAGATCCACAAGGTTTGGCTGACAAAGCAACTGCAGAACCTGAAGTTGTTTCAAAAAAg AAAGAACTACCATTACGTTTGTTTTTTGGGAATGGTCCAAGAGTCCACAAGAAATTATGCATAGCATGGGGTGTGACTGACAGACGCTGTAGACAATGTGGTAAAGTTGGACAGCTAGTTTGCTTTTCCCCAAACTTCCGAAAATGG GCTTTAAGGAGAGTAACCGTTGAAGAGCTCAATCAAACTTGTAATAGATGTAATGAACGTGGACACCTCGATCCGGATTGTGATCTCTCTTTTACAACTCAAAAATCG ACTGAAATTCCTGTTCGCAAAAAGAGGTCAGTGCATTGTGGATTGTGTGGTAAAGTTGGACATAACCGAAGGACATGCTTGCAAGCAGGACGTGATTGA
- the LOC106758714 gene encoding SPX domain-containing membrane protein At4g22990, with protein sequence MVGYGKKLRELQIQEWKGYYINYKLMKKKVKRYVEQLEVGAQNRHNVLRDFSMLLDNQIEKIVLFLLEQQGVLAHRLSDIGKEHHTLFQQPNSIKISEVQEAYRDVGRDLLRLLHFVEMNAIGLRKILKKIDKRFGYKFTDYYVKTRANHPYSQLRQVFRQVGIGAVVGVLSHGLADLQDLQQCQGSYISIYDQPSYTHQDPVLKSIKEAVGRLSNSTNFLQFLGRHAFTMQEELPSPSEDQIVDERYHFMSLLLNLANTFLYMVNTYIIVPTADNYTLNLGAAASVCGVVIGTMAVAQMFSSVYFSAWSNRSYLRPLVFSSIVLLIGNTLYALAFDMNSIVVLLIGRLFCGLGSARAINRRYISDCVPPKLRMQASAGFVSASALGMACGPALACLLQTDFRIYKFTMNQDTLPGWVMSLSWLIYLLWLWICFKEPAHENEANLVLYEATTGPAVHVAVENEPTQPLLMNSEEKEQDEEGEEENDNAEETKKPVTSIVVAYKLLTPSVKVQLFVYFMLKYAMEIVLAESSLITEYYFIWSTSNVSIFLACLGLTVLPVNIIVGNYISNMFEERQVLLTSEIMVCIGLLLSFHIMIPYSVTQYVGSALLTFVSAEVLEGVNLSLLSKVMSSRLSRGTFNGGLLSTEAGTLARVIADGTITISGYFSESNLLNTTLLPALLICISSIIATCYSYNSLY encoded by the exons ATGGTTGGCTACGGTAAAAAGTTGAGAGAATTACAGATTCAAGAATGGAAAGG atattatatcaattataagttaatgaaaaagaaagttaagaGATATGTAGAACAGTTGGAGGTTGGAGCTCAAAATCGCCATAATGTTCTCAGAGACTTTTCAATGCTGCTAGACAATCAG atagaaaaaattgttttgtttctgCTTGAACAACAAGGAGTACTTGCACATAGGCTGTCAGATATTGGAAAAGAGCATCACACTCTTTTCCAGCAGCCAAATAGTATAAAAATCTCTGAAGTCCAAGAAGCATATAGAGATGTTGGACGAGATCTTTTAAGGCTTCTTCATTTTGTGGAAATGAATGCTATTGGTCTGAGAAAGATCTTGAAGAAGATTGACAAACGGTTTGGCTATAAATTCACAGACTATTATGTCAAGACACGCGCAAATCATCCTTATTCCCAACTAAGGCAGGTTTTCAGGCAAGTG GGCATTGGGGCAGTTGTTGGTGTTTTATCTCATGGTCTGGCAGACCTTCAAGATCTACAACAATGTCAAGGAAGCTACATTTCTATATATGACCAGCCTTCTTATACTCATCAG GATCCTGTTCTCAAATCTATCAAAGAAGCTGTAGGCAGATTATCAAACTCAACAAACTTTCTTCAGTTTTTGGGAAGACATGCTTTTACCATGCAAGAAGAGCTACCATCTCCATCAGAAGATCAAATTGTTGATGAAAGATATCATTTTATGTCACTTCTTTTGAACTTGGCAAACACATTTTTGTATATGGTGAACACTTACATTATCGTACCTACGGCAGACAACTATACTTTGAACCTTGGAGCTGCAGCAAGTGTCTGCGGTGTGGTCATTGGTACAATGGCTGTTGCACAGATGTTTTCTTCAGTTTATTTCAGTGCATGGTCAAACCGATCATATCTAAGACCCCTCGTATTCAGTAGCATTGTTCTTCTAATTGGAAACACCTTGTATGCATTGGCTTTTGATATGAATTCAATAGTAGTTTTACTCATAGGACGCCTTTTCTGCGG gTTAGGATCTGCAAGGGCTATTAACAGGCGTTATATCAGTGATTGTGTACCTCCGAAACTTCGGATGCAGGCTTCAGCAGGTTTTGTTAGTGCAAGTGCTCTGGGAATGGCTTGTGGTCCAGCTCTTGCTTGCTTGTTACAGACAGATTTTAGGATTTACAAGTTCACCATGAACCAAGACACTCTACCTGGCTGGGTAATGTCTCTTTCATGGCTTATCTATCTACTGTGGTTGTGGATTTGTTTCAAGGAACCCGCTCATGAGAATGAAGCAAATCTTGTGCTATATGAAGCAACTACAG GACCAGCAGTACATGTTGCAGTAGAGAACGAGCCTACTCAACCATTACTAATGAACTCCGAAGAAAAAGAGCaggatgaagaaggagaagaggaaaatGATAATGCTGAAGAAACCAAGAAACCAGTGACTTCTATTGTGGTGGCATACAAGTTACTTACACCATCAGTAAAG gTTCAGTTATTTGTCTATTTTATGCTCAAGTATGCAATGGAGATCGTACTTGCCGAATCAAGCCTCATCACGGAATACTATTTTATTTGGTCAACCAGCAACGTATCCATTTTTCTTGCATGTCTTGGTCTTACAGTGCTTCCAGTAAATATTATTGTTGGAAACTACATCAGCAACATGTTTGAAGAAAG GCAAGTTCTACTCACATCAGAAATCATGGTTTGCATTGGACTACTCCTAAGCTTCCATATAATGATTCCTTATTCAGTAACTCAATATGTTGGATCAGCCCTTCTCACATTTGTGTCTGCTGAAGTTCTTGAAG GAGTAAACCTTTCACTTCTATCAAAAGTGATGTCATCAAGGCTTTCACGTGGAACCTTCAATGGGGGATTGCTGTCAACAGAAGCTGGAACTCTAGCTCGAGTAATTGCAGATGGAACAATAACAATCTCTGGATATTTCAGTGAAAGTAATCTCCTCAACACCACCTTACTCCCTGCACTTCTCATCTGCATCTCATCCATTATTGCTACCTGCTACAGCTACAACTCTCTTTATTAG
- the LOC106759086 gene encoding putative ripening-related protein 1 isoform X2 — protein MDRMKRFCSNASFILLATLILTSCIESEAQKCRPSGRIRGKKAPPGQCNQENDSDCCIEGKLYTTYECSPPMSSHTKAYLTLNSFQKGGDGGGPSECDNQYHSDDTPVVALSTGWFNHRSRCLHNITITANGRSVVAMVVDECDSTEGCDADHDYQPPCPNNIVDASKAVWKALGVPQNEWGGLDITWSDA, from the coding sequence ATGGATAGAATGAAGAGGTTTTGCTCAAACGCATCCTTCATTTTATTAGCTACTCTCATCTTAACAAGTTGTATTGAGTCNGAGGCTCAAAAGTGTCGGCCAAGTGGGAGAATCAGAGGAAAGAAAGCACCTCCAGGACAATGCAACCAAGAGAATGATTCAGACTGCTGCATAGAAGGCAAACTTTACACCACATATGAATGTTCACCACCTATGTCCAGCCACACCAAGGCCTACCTCACTCTCAACAGTTTTCAGAAGGGTGGAGATGGTGGTGGCCCTTCAGAATGTGACAACCAATACCATTCTGATGACACACCTGTGGTCGCACTGTCTACAGGCTGGTTCAACCACAGAAGCAGGTGCCTCCACAACATCACCATCACTGCGAATGGAAGAAGTGTCGTGGCCATGGTGGTTGATGAGTGTGACTCGACTGAGGGATGTGATGCAGACCATGACTATCAACCTCCATGTCCCAACAACATTGTTGATGCTTCTAAGGCTGTCTGGAAAGCATTGGGAGTGCCCCAAAATGAATGGGGTGGCCTTGACATTACATGGTCTGATGCTTGA